In the genome of Cryptomeria japonica chromosome 8, Sugi_1.0, whole genome shotgun sequence, one region contains:
- the LOC131857558 gene encoding uncharacterized protein LOC131857558, giving the protein MCKNKEVEEFAEVMGTLEKKLEERRQRLERMEGEPTQSDSRENEVVPKLDAPEKVKDSEEENRLIVALNAETDERMAEHVSFVSDDQFIKSKEFKSFMYHFKGKKLREAVPNVTPENESKMMKRLKKDIDTEVETMTPQKGNNGCGNNQNNGQNRGNNGNYGSGNGGCRNNANNNSNNNRGVNNGNNGNYGNNNGLVNNQSNHHVGRQPLIIESKTHYEIFSHRPNTLQQSFKMVVTIESNRKVAGKVARRDDPKLYNSKVPRKDDLTQIMDMLKNLQEQCMIAQGLIEEEDKNEDYEPTVFFNDEDILALRKLFQEEATPSLRNLTEEEKKAFTIAVVEQVKSNYQ; this is encoded by the exons ATGTGCAAAAATAAAGAGGTGGAAGAGTTTGCAGAAGTTATGGGGACCCtggagaagaagctagaggaaagaagacaaagacTAGAAAGGATGGAGGGAGAACCAACCCAAAGTGATTCACGGGAAAATGAAGTAGTCCCCAAGCTCGATGCACCTGAGAAGGTGAAGGACTCAGAAGAAGAGAATAGACTTATTGTTGCCCTGAATGCAGAAACAGATGAAAGAATGGCAgagcatgtttcttttgtatctgatgatcAATTCATTAAGTCCAAGGAGTTCAAATCATTCATGTAtcacttcaagggtaagaaattaagggaagcagtgccaaatgtTACCCCTGAGAATGAATCAAAAATGATGAAGAGGTTGAAGAAAGACATTGACACAGAGgttgagactatgaccccacaAAAGG GAAATAATGGGTGTGGCAACAATCAGAATAATGGacaaaatagaggtaacaatggaaaTTATGGAAGTGGCAATGGGGGATGTAGGAACAATGCTAACAATAATAGCAATAATAATAGGGGCGTAAACAATGGTAATAACGGGAACTATGGCAATAATAATGGACTAGTAAACAATCAAAGCAATCATCATGTTGGCAGGCAACCCTTAATCATTGAAAG TAAAACTCATTATGAGATTTTTTCTCATAGACCTAACACTTTACAACAATCGTTCAAAATGGTTGTTACTATTGAAAGTAATAGGAAGGTGGCTGGAAAAGTTGCTAGGAGAGATGATCCAAAGCTGTACAACTCCAAGGTTCCAAGGAAAGATGATCTTACCCAAATCATGGACATGCTCAAGAACTTACAAG AGCAGTGCATGATTGCCCAAGGCttgatagaagaggaagataaaaatgaggattatgaaccaacT GTTTTTTTTAATGATGAAGATATCCTTGCCTTAAGAAAATTGTTTCAAGAAGAAGCAACGCCCTCTTTGAGAAACCTGACTGAAGAGGAGAAAAAGGCTTTCACTATTGCAGTTGTGGAGCAAGTAAAAAGTAATTACCAGTAG